The Pseudomonas parafulva genome includes a window with the following:
- the trpD gene encoding anthranilate phosphoribosyltransferase, with translation MDIKSALGRIVGHLDLSTDEMRGVMRQIMTGQCSEAQIGAFLMGMRMKSESIDEIVGAVSVMRELADKVELNTLDGVVDIVGTGGDGANIFNVSTASAFVLAAAGCTVAKHGNRAVSGKSGSADLLEAAGIYLNLTPVQVARCIDSLGIGFMFAQSHHSAMKHAAGPRRDLGLRTLFNMLGPLTNPAGVKHQVVGVFTQALCRPLAEVLHRLGSKHVLVVHSKDGLDEFSLAAPTFVAELKNGEIAEYWVEPEDLGMKSQSLHGLAVEDPQASLALIRDALGRRKTENGQKAAEMIVLNAGAALYAADHAMSLKAGVELAHDVLHTGLAWEKLQELGAFTAVFKVENEA, from the coding sequence ATGGATATCAAGAGCGCGCTGGGTCGCATCGTCGGCCATCTGGACCTTTCCACCGATGAAATGCGCGGCGTGATGCGCCAGATCATGACCGGCCAATGCAGTGAAGCGCAGATTGGCGCATTTCTGATGGGCATGCGCATGAAAAGTGAAAGCATCGACGAAATCGTTGGCGCGGTGTCGGTCATGCGGGAGTTGGCTGATAAGGTCGAGCTGAACACCCTTGATGGGGTGGTCGACATCGTGGGTACCGGGGGCGATGGTGCCAATATCTTCAACGTGTCTACCGCATCCGCTTTTGTACTGGCCGCTGCCGGCTGTACCGTCGCCAAACATGGGAACCGGGCGGTGTCCGGCAAAAGTGGCAGCGCAGACCTGCTCGAAGCGGCTGGCATCTACCTGAACCTGACGCCCGTTCAGGTGGCCCGCTGCATCGACAGCCTGGGTATCGGCTTCATGTTCGCCCAGAGTCACCACAGCGCCATGAAACATGCCGCTGGGCCGCGTCGCGATCTAGGGCTCAGGACCTTGTTCAACATGCTTGGCCCGCTTACGAATCCGGCCGGTGTGAAGCATCAGGTGGTTGGGGTGTTCACCCAGGCGCTCTGCCGTCCTCTGGCCGAGGTGCTGCACCGCCTGGGCAGCAAGCATGTGCTGGTGGTGCATTCCAAGGATGGGCTGGACGAATTCAGCCTGGCAGCGCCCACCTTCGTGGCTGAATTGAAAAATGGCGAGATTGCCGAGTACTGGGTTGAACCGGAAGACTTGGGCATGAAGAGCCAGAGCCTTCATGGCCTGGCGGTCGAGGACCCGCAAGCGTCCCTGGCGCTGATTCGTGATGCGCTGGGTCGACGCAAGACCGAGAACGGCCAGAAGGCCGCCGAGATGATCGTGCTCAATGCCGGTGCAGCCCTATATGCCGCAGATCACGCCATGAGCCTGAAGGCCGGCGTTGAACTTGCCCACGACGTGCTGCACACCGGGTTGGCCTGGGAGAAACTGCAGGAGCTGGGTGCGTTTACGGCCGTATTCAAGGTGGAGAATGAAGCATGA
- a CDS encoding DUF2157 domain-containing protein encodes MATRFDAKDLARAVEAGILQPGQDQALQAFLSQRQVATGSLQLAHSAFYLGALLVIGAMGWLLNEAWLRIGDTALLAVASAYIGLLTLAALILQKRKQPIAAGVLAAAAVSIVPLAVFALERLLGWWPLDDVRADYHQYYTHVQGGWLAMEAATVVAGVAMLRLVPYPFIVMPIAVALWFMSMDLTEWVFGAPFSWEQRRVVSLWFGLATLLVFLVVDGRTRQDYAHWGYLAGLAAFWGGLTMLDSGSEWGKATYCLINLVLMGVAVLLRRPVFMVFGALGVTAYLGYLAYDVFAQSLLFPVLVSLIGLGVIGLGLLYQKHREALSQSVRSALPGWLYATLPALRH; translated from the coding sequence ATGGCAACACGTTTCGATGCCAAGGACCTGGCGCGAGCGGTCGAGGCGGGGATTCTCCAGCCAGGCCAGGACCAGGCCTTGCAAGCCTTTCTCAGCCAGCGTCAAGTGGCGACAGGCAGCCTTCAACTGGCCCACAGCGCGTTCTATTTAGGCGCGCTGCTGGTCATCGGGGCCATGGGCTGGCTGCTCAACGAGGCATGGCTACGCATCGGCGACACCGCGTTGCTGGCCGTGGCCAGTGCCTACATCGGGTTGCTGACCCTAGCCGCACTCATTCTTCAAAAGCGCAAGCAACCCATTGCGGCCGGCGTACTGGCCGCAGCCGCGGTCAGTATCGTGCCACTGGCGGTCTTCGCGCTGGAGCGGTTGCTCGGTTGGTGGCCGCTCGATGACGTGCGAGCCGATTACCACCAGTACTACACCCATGTACAGGGCGGTTGGCTGGCCATGGAGGCCGCCACCGTTGTTGCAGGTGTGGCGATGCTCCGCCTTGTCCCCTACCCATTTATCGTCATGCCCATTGCCGTTGCCCTGTGGTTCATGTCGATGGACCTTACCGAGTGGGTATTCGGCGCGCCATTTAGTTGGGAACAACGCCGAGTGGTATCTCTGTGGTTCGGGTTGGCGACCTTGCTGGTGTTTCTGGTAGTCGATGGCAGGACGCGGCAAGACTATGCCCACTGGGGCTATCTGGCCGGCCTTGCAGCCTTCTGGGGTGGGTTGACGATGCTCGACAGCGGCAGTGAATGGGGGAAAGCCACCTACTGCCTGATAAACCTTGTGCTCATGGGGGTGGCAGTGTTGCTGCGCCGGCCCGTCTTCATGGTGTTCGGGGCACTTGGCGTTACCGCCTACCTGGGGTACCTGGCGTATGACGTATTTGCCCAATCCCTGCTGTTCCCGGTGTTGGTCAGCTTGATCGGCCTGGGCGTCATAGGGCTGGGCCTGCTTTACCAAAAACACCGGGAGGCGTTGAGCCAGTCGGTCAGAAGCGCACTACCAGGCTGGCTATACGCGACACTGCCAGCACTGCGCCATTAA
- a CDS encoding lipoate--protein ligase family protein: MTDQPLALTVEQGLLAEQDLLAAVCRGERDNGVLFWRPTDQALVMPRRMSRLEHFEAASAQLAGAGWPVLLRETGGEPVPQSHSTVNIALVYAAPRSEGDQGRIEKAYQRLCLPLCEVLQEWGGVASVGEIEGAFCDGRYNVNLNGRKLVGTAQRWRQAAAGKGPVVLVHGALLLDNDREAMVAAVNHFNMCCNLEQRCRADAHIALHEVAPAAPWFARLSQAYAQVLAEVPLS; encoded by the coding sequence ATGACTGACCAGCCCCTGGCCCTTACCGTCGAGCAAGGGCTGCTTGCCGAACAGGACCTGCTGGCCGCCGTTTGCCGGGGCGAGCGCGATAACGGTGTGTTGTTCTGGCGCCCCACTGACCAGGCGCTAGTGATGCCTCGCAGGATGAGCCGGCTGGAGCACTTTGAAGCGGCGAGTGCGCAATTGGCTGGCGCTGGCTGGCCAGTGCTGCTGCGCGAAACCGGCGGCGAACCTGTACCGCAGTCCCATTCGACGGTAAATATCGCCCTGGTCTATGCGGCCCCGCGCAGTGAGGGCGATCAAGGGCGTATCGAAAAAGCCTACCAGCGCTTGTGCCTGCCCCTGTGCGAGGTGCTGCAGGAGTGGGGAGGTGTCGCCTCGGTGGGCGAGATCGAGGGTGCATTCTGCGATGGCCGGTACAACGTCAACCTCAATGGCCGCAAGTTGGTGGGGACCGCCCAGCGCTGGCGCCAGGCCGCCGCAGGCAAAGGCCCGGTGGTGCTGGTGCATGGGGCATTGCTGCTGGATAACGACCGGGAGGCAATGGTAGCTGCCGTCAACCACTTCAATATGTGCTGCAACCTTGAACAGCGATGCCGCGCCGATGCACACATCGCCTTGCATGAAGTAGCACCGGCGGCACCGTGGTTCGCACGGCTATCCCAAGCGTACGCGCAGGTGCTGGCTGAGGTGCCCCTCAGCTAG
- a CDS encoding histidine triad nucleotide-binding protein — protein MDDLFLKIINREIPAKIIYEDDQVLAFHDIAPQAPVHFLVIPKKHIRTLNDLTEEDKGLAGHILFTAQRLARELGCEEGFRVVMNCNEQGGQTVYHIHMHVLGQRQMNWPPG, from the coding sequence GTGGACGATTTATTCCTCAAGATCATTAACCGGGAGATCCCGGCGAAGATCATCTACGAAGATGACCAGGTTCTGGCATTTCACGACATCGCCCCCCAGGCCCCGGTGCATTTTCTGGTCATTCCGAAAAAGCACATCCGCACCCTCAACGACCTGACCGAAGAAGACAAGGGCCTGGCTGGGCACATTCTGTTCACGGCCCAGCGTCTGGCCAGGGAACTGGGCTGCGAGGAAGGCTTTCGCGTGGTCATGAACTGCAATGAACAAGGTGGGCAGACGGTCTACCACATTCACATGCACGTGCTCGGCCAACGCCAGATGAACTGGCCACCGGGCTGA
- the argC gene encoding N-acetyl-gamma-glutamyl-phosphate reductase produces MIKVGIVGGTGYTGVELLRLLAQHPQAEVAVITSRSEAGVAVADMYPNLRGHYDGLAFSVPDSKTLGACDVVFFATPHGVAHALAGELLAAGTKVIDLSADFRLQDAVEWAKWYGQPHGAPDLLDDAVYGLPEVNRDKIRQARLIAVPGCYPTATQLGFLPLLEAGLADASRLIADCKSGVSGAGRGAAVGSLFCEAGESMKAYAVKGHRHLPEISQGLRLAAGKDIGLTFVPHLTPMIRGIHATLYATVADTSVDLQTLYEKRYANEPFVDVMPAGSHPETRSVRGANVCRIAVHRPQGSDLVVVLSVIDNLVKGASGQAVQNMNIVFGLDERMGLSHAGLLP; encoded by the coding sequence ATGATCAAGGTCGGTATCGTCGGCGGCACGGGTTACACCGGCGTCGAACTGTTGCGTCTGCTGGCTCAGCACCCACAGGCCGAGGTAGCGGTCATCACCTCGCGCTCGGAAGCCGGTGTGGCGGTGGCCGACATGTATCCGAACCTGCGCGGCCATTACGACGGCCTTGCATTCAGCGTGCCTGACAGCAAGACCCTGGGCGCGTGTGATGTGGTGTTTTTTGCCACCCCCCATGGTGTCGCTCATGCCCTGGCGGGCGAACTCCTGGCGGCGGGCACCAAGGTCATCGACCTGTCGGCCGACTTCCGCCTGCAGGACGCAGTGGAGTGGGCCAAGTGGTACGGCCAGCCTCACGGCGCGCCTGATCTGCTCGACGATGCCGTGTACGGTTTGCCCGAGGTCAACCGCGACAAGATCCGCCAGGCGCGCCTGATCGCGGTTCCGGGCTGCTACCCAACCGCCACTCAACTGGGTTTCCTGCCGTTGCTCGAAGCTGGCTTGGCCGACGCATCGCGCTTGATCGCCGACTGCAAGTCCGGTGTCAGCGGTGCCGGACGGGGTGCGGCTGTCGGGTCGCTGTTCTGTGAGGCCGGTGAGAGCATGAAAGCCTACGCGGTCAAGGGGCATCGTCACCTTCCGGAAATCAGCCAGGGCCTGCGTCTAGCTGCGGGCAAGGACATTGGTCTGACCTTCGTCCCTCACCTGACGCCGATGATCCGCGGCATCCATGCCACCTTGTATGCGACTGTCGCCGACACATCGGTCGACCTCCAGACGCTTTACGAGAAGCGCTACGCCAACGAACCCTTCGTGGACGTGATGCCCGCCGGTAGCCACCCCGAAACCCGCAGCGTGCGCGGCGCCAACGTCTGCCGCATTGCTGTTCATCGTCCACAAGGGAGTGATCTGGTCGTGGTGTTGTCGGTCATCGACAACCTGGTCAAAGGCGCTTCCGGGCAGGCCGTGCAGAACATGAACATCGTGTTCGGGCTTGATGAGCGCATGGGGCTGAGCCATGCCGGCCTGTTACCGTAA
- the trpC gene encoding indole-3-glycerol phosphate synthase TrpC, whose translation MSVPTVLEKIIARKFEEVAERSARVSLAELEQLAKAADAPRGFANAMLRQAERKQPAVIAEIKKASPSKGVIREHFVPADIAVSYEKGGATCLSVLTDVDYFQGADDYLKEARAAVSLPVIRKDFMVDPYQIVEARALGADCVLLIVSALDDVKMAELAATAKSVGLDVLVEVHDGAELERALKTLDTPLVGVNNRNLHTFEVNLEATLDLLPRIPADRLAITESGILNQADVQLMKINRVYSFLVGEAFMRAENPGLELQRLFFPDQVKKTIQQLD comes from the coding sequence ATGAGCGTGCCAACGGTGCTGGAAAAGATCATCGCCCGCAAGTTCGAGGAAGTGGCCGAGCGCAGTGCTCGCGTAAGCCTTGCCGAACTTGAGCAGTTGGCCAAGGCGGCCGACGCGCCCCGTGGTTTCGCCAACGCCATGCTGCGTCAGGCCGAGCGCAAGCAGCCAGCGGTGATCGCTGAAATCAAGAAGGCCTCCCCTAGCAAAGGTGTGATCCGGGAGCATTTCGTCCCTGCAGACATTGCCGTGAGCTACGAGAAAGGCGGCGCAACTTGCCTGTCGGTGTTAACGGATGTCGATTATTTTCAGGGGGCGGACGACTACCTCAAAGAGGCGCGAGCAGCCGTGTCGCTGCCGGTGATCCGCAAGGACTTCATGGTCGACCCTTATCAAATCGTCGAGGCCCGTGCTCTGGGCGCAGATTGCGTGCTGCTGATCGTGTCGGCGCTCGACGATGTGAAAATGGCCGAGCTGGCGGCCACGGCCAAGTCGGTCGGGCTCGATGTGCTGGTGGAGGTGCACGATGGTGCTGAGCTTGAGCGCGCACTCAAGACGCTGGACACGCCATTGGTGGGGGTCAACAACCGTAACCTTCATACCTTCGAAGTGAACCTGGAGGCCACGCTGGACCTGCTGCCACGTATCCCCGCGGATCGGCTCGCCATTACCGAGAGCGGCATCCTCAATCAGGCCGATGTGCAGCTGATGAAGATCAACCGCGTCTATTCATTCCTGGTGGGTGAGGCATTCATGCGGGCTGAGAACCCGGGGCTCGAGCTCCAGCGCTTGTTCTTCCCTGATCAAGTGAAAAAGACCATTCAGCAACTGGACTGA
- a CDS encoding aminodeoxychorismate/anthranilate synthase component II translates to MLLMIDNYDSFTYNVVQYLGELGADVRVIRNDEMTIAQIEALAPERIVVSPGPCTPSEAGVSIEAILHFAGKLPILGVCLGHQSIGQAFGGDVVRARQVMHGKTSPVHHRDLGVFSGLNNPVTVTRYHSLVIKRQTLPECLEVTAWTAHEDGSVDEIMGVRHKTLNIEGVQFHPESILTEQGHELFANFLQQTGGHR, encoded by the coding sequence ATGTTACTGATGATCGACAATTACGACTCATTCACTTACAACGTCGTCCAGTACCTGGGCGAGTTAGGGGCTGATGTGCGGGTCATTCGCAATGACGAAATGACCATTGCCCAGATCGAAGCCCTGGCGCCGGAGCGCATCGTCGTTTCGCCTGGGCCCTGTACGCCGAGCGAAGCCGGTGTGTCCATCGAAGCCATTCTTCATTTTGCCGGTAAACTGCCGATTCTGGGCGTGTGCCTGGGCCATCAGTCCATCGGCCAAGCGTTCGGTGGCGATGTCGTGCGTGCACGCCAGGTGATGCACGGTAAGACGAGCCCCGTCCACCATCGCGACCTTGGCGTATTCAGCGGCCTGAACAATCCGGTGACCGTGACCCGCTACCATTCGCTGGTGATCAAGCGCCAGACGCTGCCGGAGTGTCTGGAAGTGACGGCCTGGACCGCACACGAAGATGGCTCGGTCGACGAGATCATGGGTGTACGGCACAAGACGTTGAATATCGAGGGCGTGCAATTTCACCCCGAGTCGATACTCACCGAGCAGGGCCATGAACTGTTCGCCAATTTCCTCCAGCAGACTGGCGGCCACCGCTAA
- the hemJ gene encoding protoporphyrinogen oxidase HemJ — MLYLWIKALHIVSVVCWFAGLFYLPRLFVYHAQSQDSISQDRFVTMERKLYRGIMNPAMIATYVFGAWMLYLTPGWLSQGWLHAKLTLVLLLTGYHHVCGAQRKRFAAGTNTRSHVYYRWFNEVPVLILLAVVILVVVKPF, encoded by the coding sequence ATGCTCTACCTATGGATCAAAGCGCTGCACATCGTCAGCGTCGTATGCTGGTTCGCCGGCCTGTTCTACTTGCCACGGCTGTTCGTCTACCATGCCCAGAGCCAGGACAGCATCAGCCAGGACCGGTTCGTGACCATGGAACGCAAGCTGTACCGAGGCATCATGAACCCGGCGATGATCGCCACGTATGTGTTCGGCGCCTGGATGCTCTACCTCACACCGGGGTGGCTGAGCCAGGGCTGGCTGCACGCCAAGCTGACACTGGTGCTTCTGCTGACCGGCTACCACCATGTGTGCGGGGCCCAGCGCAAACGCTTCGCCGCCGGCACCAACACCCGCAGCCATGTCTACTATCGCTGGTTCAACGAGGTACCTGTTCTGATCCTGCTGGCGGTCGTTATCCTGGTGGTGGTCAAACCGTTCTGA
- a CDS encoding anhydro-N-acetylmuramic acid kinase, protein MGLYLGVMSGTSLDGLDIALIEQGEHIELLATHYLPMPTELRQALLDLCTSGPDEVARVALAENLWAALAARGILDLLDHHALQPKDIRAIGSHGQTIRHEPARGFTVQIGNPALLAELSGITVVADFRRRDVAAGGQGAPLVPAFHETLFGHLEQPLAILNVGGFSNLSLIAKDKPVRGFDCGPGNVLMDAWIERKRGQAYDANGAWAACGAVQPALLTSLMADPFFAGSGPKSTGREVFNLRWLDSHLAALPAYRDEDVQATLLEVSAQSIIDSLNTAQQGTRTLLVCGGGAHNGALMARLAIGLPGVKVSSTAEQGVDPDWVEAMAFAWLAHCCLEGIPANRPSVTAAKGLRVLGAIYPA, encoded by the coding sequence ATGGGCCTTTACCTAGGTGTGATGTCAGGGACCAGCCTGGATGGGCTGGACATCGCCCTGATCGAGCAAGGCGAGCACATCGAACTGCTCGCCACCCATTATCTGCCCATGCCAACTGAACTGCGGCAAGCGTTGCTTGACCTGTGTACTTCTGGGCCGGATGAAGTAGCGCGGGTCGCCCTCGCTGAAAACCTGTGGGCGGCCTTGGCAGCCCGAGGCATACTGGATTTGCTCGACCACCATGCCTTGCAGCCCAAAGACATTCGCGCTATCGGCAGCCATGGCCAGACCATTCGCCATGAGCCTGCCCGAGGCTTCACCGTGCAGATCGGCAATCCGGCGCTCCTGGCTGAACTGTCAGGTATCACGGTCGTGGCCGACTTTCGTCGCCGTGACGTAGCGGCCGGCGGTCAGGGCGCGCCGCTCGTCCCGGCGTTCCACGAAACGCTGTTCGGCCATCTCGAACAGCCGCTGGCCATTCTGAACGTGGGCGGTTTCAGCAACCTCAGCTTGATTGCCAAAGACAAGCCGGTCCGAGGCTTCGATTGCGGACCGGGCAATGTCCTGATGGACGCCTGGATCGAACGCAAACGCGGCCAGGCATACGATGCCAACGGCGCCTGGGCGGCGTGTGGGGCAGTGCAACCTGCCCTGCTGACCTCCCTCATGGCCGACCCATTCTTTGCCGGCAGTGGGCCCAAGAGTACAGGCCGTGAAGTCTTCAACCTGCGCTGGCTGGACAGCCATCTCGCTGCGCTGCCTGCCTACCGCGACGAGGACGTCCAGGCAACGCTGCTGGAAGTCAGCGCCCAAAGCATCATCGATTCGCTGAACACCGCACAGCAGGGCACCAGGACCCTTCTGGTATGCGGGGGTGGCGCACACAATGGCGCCTTGATGGCTCGTCTTGCAATAGGCCTGCCTGGCGTGAAGGTATCCAGCACAGCCGAACAGGGGGTAGACCCTGATTGGGTTGAGGCCATGGCGTTCGCCTGGCTGGCGCATTGCTGCCTTGAGGGCATCCCTGCCAACCGTCCCAGCGTTACGGCCGCCAAAGGCCTGCGTGTTCTGGGCGCCATCTATCCGGCCTGA
- the crp gene encoding cAMP-activated global transcriptional regulator CRP: MAASALPPKIKNIDKLLVHCQRRRYSAKSNIISAGERAQTLSFIIKGSVTILIEDENGHEMIIAYLNSGDFFGELGLFEPVEAQQHRSAWVRAKTECEVAEISYDKFRELVRHEPDMLYAVSSQMAQRLRDTTRKVGDLAFFDVTGRVARCLLDLCKQPDAMTHPDGMQIKITRQEIGRIVGCSREMVGRVLKDLEERSLVQVKGKTMVVHGTR; the protein is encoded by the coding sequence ATGGCAGCCTCTGCCCTACCCCCAAAGATCAAGAACATCGACAAATTGCTGGTGCACTGCCAACGCCGGCGCTACAGCGCCAAGAGCAACATCATCAGTGCAGGTGAACGCGCGCAGACATTGTCGTTCATCATCAAGGGGTCGGTCACCATCCTCATCGAAGACGAAAATGGCCATGAAATGATCATCGCCTACCTCAACAGCGGTGACTTCTTCGGTGAGCTAGGGCTGTTCGAACCGGTTGAGGCGCAGCAGCATCGTAGCGCCTGGGTTCGGGCCAAGACTGAGTGCGAAGTGGCGGAAATCAGCTACGACAAGTTCCGCGAACTGGTACGACACGAGCCGGACATGCTCTACGCCGTCAGCAGCCAGATGGCCCAGCGCCTGCGCGACACTACCCGCAAGGTTGGGGACCTGGCCTTCTTCGATGTCACCGGCCGAGTTGCGCGGTGCTTGCTCGACTTGTGCAAGCAGCCCGACGCCATGACCCATCCAGACGGCATGCAGATCAAGATCACCCGCCAGGAAATCGGGCGAATCGTCGGTTGTTCACGGGAGATGGTCGGTCGCGTCCTGAAGGACCTGGAAGAACGCAGCCTGGTCCAGGTCAAGGGCAAGACCATGGTGGTACATGGCACGCGCTAG
- a CDS encoding OsmC family protein yields MKARIQWAGEAMFLGESGSGHVVVMDGPPEAGGRNLGVRPMEMLLLGLGGCSSFDVVSILKKSRQAVESCEAFLEAERAGEDPKVFTKIHMNFVVKGRGLKEAQVKRAVELSAEKYCSASIMLERAGVEITHGYEIVELG; encoded by the coding sequence ATGAAGGCACGTATCCAGTGGGCCGGTGAGGCAATGTTCCTTGGCGAGTCCGGCAGCGGCCACGTTGTGGTGATGGATGGCCCACCCGAGGCCGGCGGCCGCAACCTGGGCGTCAGGCCGATGGAAATGCTGTTGCTGGGCCTGGGCGGGTGCAGCAGTTTCGATGTGGTCAGCATCCTGAAAAAGTCGCGCCAGGCGGTGGAGAGCTGCGAAGCGTTTCTCGAGGCCGAGCGGGCAGGCGAGGATCCAAAGGTATTTACCAAGATCCACATGAATTTCGTGGTAAAGGGCCGCGGGTTGAAAGAGGCCCAGGTCAAGCGTGCCGTCGAGCTTTCGGCCGAAAAATACTGCTCGGCGTCGATCATGCTTGAGCGTGCCGGGGTTGAAATCACCCATGGCTACGAGATCGTGGAACTGGGTTGA
- a CDS encoding SDR family NAD(P)-dependent oxidoreductase gives MTRYAMITGASTGLGLALAEALARRGRNLILVARHRETLEPVAIELAQRFGVEVLLRACDLSQPLRLSGFVLELEEGERRIDLLVNCAGQRTYGPFLAHEWADEQDLLEVNVLALSRLCHAIGNLMAVQGGGQILNVAGLAGVAPGPWMATYAASKAYVMNFSQALREELKPTGIKVCVLCPGPVRSPRRHIARLEGKSRCLSPEEVALYTVRALARNRALILPGRRNRWLAFAPRLLPNGLVRKLAGVIHRRYCPVGME, from the coding sequence ATGACCCGTTACGCCATGATCACCGGCGCTTCCACCGGCTTGGGCCTGGCCCTGGCGGAGGCCCTGGCACGGCGCGGGCGCAACCTGATCCTGGTCGCACGCCACCGTGAAACCCTGGAGCCGGTCGCCATCGAGCTTGCCCAGCGTTTCGGCGTCGAAGTGCTGTTGCGTGCGTGCGATCTGAGCCAACCGCTTAGGCTGTCAGGGTTCGTCCTCGAGCTGGAAGAAGGCGAGCGGCGCATCGATTTGCTGGTCAACTGCGCCGGTCAGCGCACCTACGGCCCATTCCTGGCCCATGAATGGGCCGACGAACAGGACCTGCTCGAAGTCAACGTGCTGGCACTGAGCCGCTTGTGTCATGCCATCGGCAATCTGATGGCGGTACAGGGCGGCGGCCAGATCCTCAACGTTGCCGGGCTGGCCGGCGTGGCCCCCGGGCCATGGATGGCCACCTATGCCGCCAGCAAGGCATACGTGATGAATTTTTCCCAGGCCCTGCGCGAAGAGCTCAAACCCACAGGCATCAAGGTCTGCGTGCTGTGCCCGGGGCCGGTGCGTTCTCCACGGCGCCACATCGCCCGGCTCGAAGGCAAAAGCCGCTGCCTCAGCCCCGAGGAAGTGGCGCTGTACACCGTTCGCGCGCTCGCCCGCAACCGCGCCTTGATTCTGCCGGGGCGACGCAATCGCTGGCTGGCGTTCGCCCCGCGCCTGCTGCCGAACGGGTTGGTGCGCAAGCTGGCAGGTGTGATTCACCGGCGTTATTGTCCAGTCGGTATGGAATAG
- the coq7 gene encoding 2-polyprenyl-3-methyl-6-methoxy-1,4-benzoquinone monooxygenase, which translates to MATERHYSPLDRLLLQADTAMRTLLPFSGQPSRPSPAIVKPAVELEDRQARHVAGLMRINHTGEVCAQALYQGQALTAKLPSVRKAMERAAEEEIDHLAWCEQRIRQLNSHPSVLNPLFYGMSFGIGAFAGLVSDKVSLGFVAATEHQVCKHLDEHLVQIPTEDEKSRAILEQMRVDEEQHADTALQAGGYRFPAPVRFGMSLLAKVMTKSTYRI; encoded by the coding sequence ATGGCTACCGAACGTCACTATTCCCCGCTCGACCGCTTGTTGCTGCAGGCCGACACCGCCATGCGCACCTTGCTGCCGTTCAGCGGCCAACCCTCTCGTCCGTCCCCGGCCATCGTCAAGCCCGCCGTCGAACTCGAAGATCGGCAGGCACGTCACGTGGCAGGGCTGATGCGCATAAACCACACCGGTGAAGTCTGCGCCCAGGCGCTTTATCAAGGCCAGGCCTTGACGGCCAAACTGCCGTCAGTGCGCAAGGCCATGGAGCGCGCTGCGGAAGAGGAAATCGATCATCTGGCCTGGTGCGAACAACGCATCCGTCAACTCAACAGCCACCCCAGCGTCCTGAACCCGCTGTTCTACGGTATGTCATTCGGCATCGGCGCTTTTGCCGGGCTGGTGAGCGACAAGGTGAGCCTGGGCTTCGTGGCAGCGACGGAGCACCAAGTCTGCAAGCACCTGGACGAGCACCTGGTACAGATCCCTACTGAAGATGAAAAATCCCGAGCCATCCTCGAGCAGATGCGCGTCGACGAAGAACAGCACGCCGATACGGCACTGCAAGCCGGTGGCTACCGCTTCCCTGCGCCTGTGCGTTTTGGCATGAGCCTGCTGGCCAAGGTCATGACCAAGAGCACCTATCGCATCTGA
- the erpA gene encoding iron-sulfur cluster insertion protein ErpA, giving the protein MSVETFTPTVLEFTHGAALKVKNLVSEEGNDRLKLRVFVTGGGCSGFQYGFTFDEEVADDDTIVEREGVSLVVDPMSFQYLAGAEVDYQEGLEGSRFIIKNPNAATTCGCGSSFSI; this is encoded by the coding sequence ATGAGCGTCGAAACCTTCACCCCTACGGTTTTGGAATTTACCCACGGTGCTGCGCTGAAGGTGAAGAACCTGGTTTCCGAAGAGGGCAATGACCGCCTGAAGCTGCGTGTATTCGTCACCGGTGGCGGTTGCTCGGGTTTCCAGTATGGCTTCACGTTCGATGAGGAAGTGGCCGACGACGATACCATCGTGGAGCGCGAGGGGGTCTCGCTGGTAGTGGACCCGATGAGCTTCCAGTACCTGGCCGGTGCCGAAGTAGATTACCAGGAGGGCCTGGAAGGCTCGCGCTTCATTATCAAGAACCCCAATGCTGCCACCACCTGTGGCTGTGGCTCTTCGTTCTCGATCTGA